In one window of Paludisphaera rhizosphaerae DNA:
- a CDS encoding DODA-type extradiol aromatic ring-opening family dioxygenase, producing the protein MTADKPGRRLPVLFIPHGGGPCFFMDWTMGPRDTWDRLAAWLRSAPDLVGVRPRAILIISGHWETRGFRVTSGEHPELIYDYSGFPPHTYELTYPAPGDPALASRVVELLSNAGLSAAPDPDRGFDHGVFIPLKVAFPDADVPVVALSVDRSLDPDLHAQAGAALAPLRDEGVLIVGSGMSFHNLRAFFGGEGSDQSDRFDAWLTGAVEAPSADDRRRLLDDWAAAPGARFAHPREEHLIPLMTVAGAAGADLGRKVFEDRIMGHLCSAFAFGIDGSPPTP; encoded by the coding sequence ATGACCGCTGACAAACCCGGCCGACGCCTGCCCGTTCTCTTCATCCCCCACGGCGGGGGACCTTGCTTCTTCATGGACTGGACGATGGGGCCCCGCGACACCTGGGATCGGCTCGCCGCCTGGCTGCGGTCGGCGCCGGATCTCGTCGGCGTCCGGCCCCGGGCGATCCTGATCATCTCCGGCCATTGGGAGACCCGCGGCTTTCGGGTCACTTCGGGGGAACATCCCGAACTGATCTACGATTATTCCGGGTTCCCGCCCCACACCTATGAGTTGACCTATCCAGCACCGGGCGACCCTGCCCTGGCGAGTCGCGTGGTCGAACTGCTCTCCAACGCAGGGTTATCCGCCGCGCCCGACCCGGATCGAGGCTTCGACCACGGCGTTTTCATCCCCCTGAAGGTAGCTTTCCCAGACGCCGACGTCCCGGTCGTCGCCCTCTCCGTCGATCGATCACTCGACCCAGACCTGCATGCGCAGGCTGGCGCAGCGCTCGCTCCCCTGCGGGACGAAGGCGTGCTGATCGTCGGCAGCGGGATGAGCTTCCACAACCTCCGGGCGTTCTTCGGCGGCGAGGGCTCGGATCAATCGGACCGCTTCGACGCCTGGCTGACCGGCGCTGTGGAGGCTCCCTCGGCCGACGATCGACGGCGACTGCTCGATGATTGGGCTGCGGCTCCCGGCGCACGGTTCGCCCATCCGAGGGAGGAGCATTTGATCCCCCTGATGACGGTCGCCGGCGCGGCGGGGGCGGATCTGGGCCGCAAAGTGTTCGAAGACCGGATCATGGGGCATCTCTGCTCGGCCTTCGCGTTTGGGATCGACGGCTCCCCGCCTACCCCCTGA
- the ftsH gene encoding ATP-dependent zinc metalloprotease FtsH gives MENRPQQPEPPRRPSPPPVRKPNGAGGSPTPPWLWVILLLGVAFILWQFKPMNETPVVYSPWFLDQVEQDNIKSVSLMGTEIRGELREAKDYKPSPSSQTQETVRKFITYFPSDEAIQPVIDRLSKKPAKAGVEPVRIDPSPANQASGIVWLMLLLPTFLILGFIYLMMRRARDQFDGGILGSFVKSPAKRHDKSKQRTTFDEVAGLENAKGELQEIVEFLKNPEKFQRLGGRIPKGVLLIGPPGTGKTLLGRAVAGEAGVPFYSISGSEFIQMFVGVGASRVRDMFKTAKENSPCILFIDEIDAVGRIRGAGLGGGHDEREQTLNQILTEMDGFSPSESVIVLAATNRPDVLDPALLRPGRFDRHVTVDLPTKKGRLEILKVHARNVPLAADVDLDRIARNTVGMSGADLANLVNEAALLATREDKAAVDDKDMEAALDKVVLGAKREEAITDRDKRATAYHEVGHALVGWLTPRSDPVHKVTIIPRGRSLGVTHFMPEEDRLSLNESQIRAKLYMTMGGRAAERLIYNDLSTGAAQDLNQATRLARMMVTQWGMSERVGPVSFRSSSEHPFLGREMSEPRDHSEHMQQIIDEEVARILREAEEHAFSLLQEHRRELEKLTEALIEKEVLTEAEITQLIGKRAGHVEPEPDTSATVDTKDPNPDEVVASIDNPS, from the coding sequence ATGGAGAACCGACCGCAACAGCCGGAGCCCCCCCGTCGTCCTTCGCCCCCTCCGGTGCGGAAGCCGAACGGCGCAGGAGGTTCGCCGACGCCCCCGTGGCTCTGGGTGATCCTCCTCCTGGGAGTCGCCTTCATCCTGTGGCAGTTCAAGCCGATGAACGAGACGCCCGTCGTCTACTCGCCCTGGTTCCTGGACCAGGTCGAGCAAGACAACATCAAGAGCGTCTCGCTGATGGGGACGGAGATCCGGGGTGAACTCCGCGAAGCGAAGGATTACAAGCCTTCGCCGAGTTCGCAGACGCAGGAAACTGTTCGCAAGTTCATCACGTACTTCCCCTCCGACGAGGCGATCCAACCCGTCATCGACCGGCTAAGCAAGAAGCCGGCCAAGGCCGGGGTGGAGCCGGTGCGGATCGACCCCAGCCCGGCCAACCAGGCGAGCGGGATCGTCTGGCTGATGCTGTTGCTCCCCACGTTCCTGATCCTCGGCTTCATCTACCTGATGATGCGTCGGGCGCGTGACCAGTTCGACGGCGGCATCCTCGGCAGCTTCGTGAAGAGCCCGGCCAAGCGGCACGACAAGTCCAAGCAGCGGACGACCTTCGACGAGGTCGCCGGCCTGGAGAACGCCAAGGGCGAGTTGCAGGAAATCGTCGAGTTCCTCAAGAACCCGGAGAAATTCCAGCGCCTGGGCGGGCGGATCCCCAAGGGCGTCCTGCTGATCGGACCTCCGGGCACCGGCAAGACCCTTCTCGGCCGCGCGGTGGCCGGCGAGGCGGGCGTGCCCTTCTACTCGATCTCGGGCTCCGAATTCATCCAGATGTTCGTCGGCGTCGGCGCCAGCCGGGTCCGCGACATGTTCAAGACGGCCAAGGAAAACAGCCCCTGCATCCTGTTCATCGACGAGATCGACGCCGTCGGCCGGATCCGAGGCGCCGGGCTCGGCGGCGGGCATGACGAGCGTGAGCAGACCCTCAACCAGATCCTGACCGAGATGGACGGGTTCTCGCCGAGCGAGAGCGTGATCGTCCTGGCCGCGACCAACCGGCCCGACGTCCTCGACCCCGCCCTGCTCCGTCCCGGCCGGTTCGACCGCCACGTCACCGTCGATCTTCCGACCAAGAAGGGGCGGCTGGAGATCCTCAAGGTCCACGCCCGCAACGTCCCGCTCGCGGCCGACGTCGACCTGGACCGGATCGCCCGCAACACCGTCGGGATGAGCGGCGCCGACCTGGCGAACCTCGTTAACGAGGCCGCGCTGCTGGCCACCCGCGAGGACAAGGCGGCCGTCGACGACAAGGATATGGAGGCGGCTCTCGACAAGGTCGTCCTCGGCGCCAAGCGCGAGGAGGCCATCACCGACCGCGACAAGCGCGCCACCGCCTACCACGAGGTCGGCCACGCCCTGGTCGGCTGGCTCACCCCCCGCTCCGACCCGGTCCACAAGGTCACCATCATCCCCCGAGGCCGCTCGCTGGGCGTCACCCACTTCATGCCCGAGGAAGACCGGCTCAGCCTCAACGAGAGCCAGATCCGGGCCAAGCTCTACATGACGATGGGGGGACGGGCCGCCGAGCGCCTGATCTACAACGACCTCAGCACCGGCGCCGCCCAGGACCTGAACCAGGCCACCCGGCTCGCCCGCATGATGGTCACCCAGTGGGGCATGTCCGAGCGCGTCGGCCCGGTTTCCTTCCGCTCCAGCTCCGAGCATCCGTTCCTGGGCCGGGAGATGTCCGAGCCCCGCGACCACTCGGAGCACATGCAGCAGATCATCGACGAGGAGGTCGCCCGGATCCTTCGCGAGGCCGAGGAGCACGCCTTCAGCCTGCTTCAGGAGCACCGCAGGGAGCTAGAGAAGCTGACCGAGGCCCTCATCGAGAAGGAAGTCCTCACCGAGGCCGAGATCACCCAACTCATTGGCAAACGCGCTGGACACGTCGAGCCCGAGCCCGACACCAGTGCGACCGTCGATACCAAGGACCCCAACCCGGACGAGGTGGTGGCGTCGATCGACAATCCGAGTTGA